From Haemophilus parainfluenzae:
TAATCCCCTTTGATCCAAATGCCTTACTGCTTGGCTATCAAAAACGCTGGGTGGCAGATGGCAGTCAGCTCAAAATTGCCGAAAAATCCCGTCGAACAGGTTTAACCTGGGCGGAAGCAGCCGATGATGTAATGATTGCTAGCCTCGCCAAATCTGAAGGTGGTTCAGATGTTTTCTATATTGGCTCCAACAAAGAGATGGCACGAGAATTTATTGATGCTTGTGCAATGTGGGCAGCACAATTTAACCGTGCGGCAGGCAAAATCCAAGAAGAGCTATTACAAGACGAAGACAAAGATATTCTCACTTATGTGATTTACTTTGCTTCAGGCTTCAAAATTAAGGCGTTATCCAGTAACCCGAAAAACCTGCGGGGTATGCAAGGGGTCGTCTGTATTGATGAAGCTGCCTTCCATGAAAAATTGGCCGAAGTGTTAAAAGCCGCACTTGCTCTCACGATGTGGGGGGCAAAAGTGCGGTTAATTTCCACCCATAATGGCGTGGATAACTTATTCAACCAGCTGATACAAGACAGCCGTGCTGGGCGAAAAAGCTACTCGGTGCATACCATCACCCTTGATGATGCTTGTGCGGAGGGCTTATATCAACGTATTTGCCAAGTCAGCAAACAGCCGTGGACGCCTGAAAAAGAAGCTGCATGGAAAGCTGGTCTGTTGCGTGAAACCGCCACCGAAGACGATGCACTGGAAGAATACTACTGCGTGCCCAAAGCCAGTTCTGGGGCGTATATCCCACGCCCAATGATTGAGCATGCAGCGACAGAAGGCAAGGTCAAACTGCGTTTTGAGTGCGACACCAAATTTATGGAATGGACGGAAGACGAACGCACGGTCATCACCAGTGAATTTTGCCTTACTCAATTACTACCGCACTTGCAAGCCCTTAATCCTGACCGCCGACACGCCTTTGGGGTGGATTTTGCCCGCAGTGCTGACTTAAGCGTTTATGCCGTCTGTGCCGTACAACCTGACACCGCACGCCATTTTGACTTAACGCTGGAAATCAAAAACTGCCCATACAACCAACAAAAACAAATAATGCTGTTTATGTTGGCAAATCTGCCACGCTTTATTGGTGCTGCCTTTGACGCCACCGGCAACGGCGGCTATTTGGCAGAAGCAGCTTTAATTCGCTACGGCAGTAGTATGGTCGAAGCGGTGCAACTGAATGAAAAATGGTATCGGGAGTGGATGCCGAAATATAAAGCCTTGTATGAGTCGGGTTATATCCAAATCCCGAAAGATGAAGAAATCATCTTAGACCACGGGCATATTCAGGTGATTAACGGCGTACCAAAAATTGACAAAGCCCGATCTAAAGACAAATCAGGCAAACGCCACGGCGATAGTGCGGTGGCGTATTGCATGGCAGTGCGTGCCAGTTATATGACAGGCGGTGAAATTGATTTTATCCCACTACCCGACAAACATTCAGACCGCAACAATGACGAATTTGATGACTTTATGCCCAACGATTGGGACTGGTAAGGACAAGCCAAATGCAAAGTAAAATTTTAGATATTCACGGCAACCCATTCCGCTTTGAAGAGGATATGCAAACGGAAAGCGAAAGTCGCTTAATGCCGCTGCAATACCATTACAGCGATCACCCAGCCAGTGGACTAACCCCTGCTAAAGCAGCTCGTATTTTACGAGCGGCTGAACAAGGTGATTTAGTCGCACAGGCAGAACTCGCTGAAGATATGGAAGAGAAAGACACTCATATTCTCTCAGAACTCAGTAAACGACGTGGCGCAATCACAGCGGTCGATTGGCAAATCAAGCCCCCACGCAATGCCATGCCGGAAGAACAGCGTGATACTGAAATGTTGCAAGAAATCCTAGAAGATGCCGTATGGTTAGACGATTGCATTTTTGATGCAACAGACGCTATTTTAAAAGGCTTTTCCTGCCAAGAAATTGAGTGGGAACAAGGCTTAGTGGGCGGAATGAAGCTGATTAAAAACGTGCATTGGCGTGATCCAGCGTGGTTTATGACACCGGCTTACCAACGCAACAGCCTACGTTTACGCGATGGCACACTCGAAGGGGCTGAAATGCAACAATTCGGCTGGGTAAAACACGTTTCCCGTGCCAAAACGGGTTATTTAAGCCGCATTGGGCTGGTCCGCACTTTGGTCTGGCCGTTTATCTTTAAAAATTATTCGGTGCGTGATTTTGCCGAATTTTTGGAAATTTACGGCTTACCGCTGCGCTTGGGTAAATACCCAGAGGGCGCAACCGATAAAGAGAAACAAACCTTACTGCGTGCGGTGATGAGTATCGGACACAACGCAGGCGGCATTATTCCGCGTGGTATGGAACTGGAATTTGAAAAAGCAGCAGACGGTTCCGACAGCACCTTTATGGCAATGATTGAATGGGCGGAAAAATCAGCCAGTAAAGCTATTTTAGGCGGCACACTCACCAGCCAAGCAGACGGTGCAACCAGTACCAACGCCTTAGGCAACGTGCATAATGATGTACGGTTAGAAATTCGCAATGCCGATTTAAAACGCCTTGCAGCCACCTTAACCCGTGATTTGGTCTATCCGCTTTATACGCTCAACTGCAAATCGTTCAACGACGCCCGTCGCATTCCACGCTTTGAATTTGACGTGGCAGAAAGCGAAGATTTGAACGCCTTTGCCGATGGCTTAAACAAACTGGTGGATATTGGTTTTAGAATCCCGAAACAATGGGCGCACGATAAATTGCAAGTGCCAATCGCTACTGAAAATGAAGAGGTGTTGGCAAAATCTTTCCAAAATCCGACCGCTTACCTCAATACCAAGTCAGAGGGCAAGATGGCGGTGCTATCGGTGCAACGTGATCTCGAAGAATTGTTAGAGAACCTTGAGCCAAGTGCGGAAGATTACCAAGCCGTTATCGACCCGCTATTGAAACCCGTGGTCGAAGCCTTGCAAAAAGGTGGTTATGAGTATGCCCAAGGAAAAGTAGCTACCCTTTATGCTGAAATGAACGATGAAGAGCTAGAAACCTTGCTTACTCGTGCCATTTTTGTCAGCGACCTATTAGGACGAGCCAATGCCAAACGATAACAACACACCACCCAAGGGCAACGCCATTGATATGGGCTATGTGCTACGCCTAGAACCTGAGCTTGCGGTGGATTATCTGCGAGCCAAAGGTGTGAACATTACTTGGAACTGGCACGAACAGTTAGAAAGTGCGCACGCCCGAGCCTTCACCGTGGCAAAAGCCACCAAAGCGGAAGTGCTAGACACTATTCGTTGGGCAACTGAACAAGCGATCGCCAACGGCACCAGTGAGCGGGAATACATTAAAAACCTTGAGCCGATGTTGAAAGAGTTAGGTTGGTGGGGCAAAGCAATGGACGAAAATGGCAACACGGTGCAACTGGGCAGCCCTCGCCGTTTACGCACGATTTTACGCACCAATAAATCCACCGCCTACCACGCGGCACGCTACGCTCAACAAATGGAAAACGTGGACGAACAGCCCTATTGGCGTTATGTTGCCGTTAATGACAGCCGCACCCGAGCCAGCCATTTAGCCCTGCACGGTAAAATTTATCGTGCTGATGACCCCATTTGGCAGACAATGTACCCGCCGAATGATTGGGGGTGCCGTTGCCGTGTGGAAGCCTTGAGTGAATATGCCGTGCAAAGTCGTGGGCTTAAAATTTCAAGTAGCGATGGCGAAATGGAAACGGAAGAAGCGGTGGTAGGTATTGATAAAGACACAGGCGAAAAAATTCGCACCACGGTCAGCAAAATCAAAACCGACCAAGGAGAAATGAAAGTCGGTGCAGGTTGGAATTACAATGTGGGGTCAGCCGCATTTGGCACGGATATTGCCGTGTTGCGTAAATTGCAACAGGTGAAAAATCGAGAGTTAAGACAGCAGACTATTCAGGCGATTAACAACAGCGAAGCACGCCATAAAGCCTTTTCCGATTGGGTGTTGGCAAATTTGGGCAAGCGAGGGGCAAGTGCAAGATATATGTCGGCAGGGTTAGTCTCTACGGAAATTGCGGAAGCTGTAACAGAAATAACCCAAGGCGGAAAAAATGCAGAATTGGTTTTAGTAATGTCAGAAAAACGTTTGGCTCACGCAAATAGTGATAAACATCACGAAGGCGGTGTCGGACTAACAACTGAAGAGTATGCATCTATTTCTCGCATTGTTGCAAATCCAAGCCTTGTTTTATGGGATACCCTAGAGGGGCATAATAATTTGATTTACATCAATCAAGAACGAACTATTCAGGTAATTGTTGATGTGCCAAATAAACACTCAATTAAACCTAAGGAAAAAGTAGATGCAATCATCAATGCTTATAAAGTTGATATGAACAACGTGAAAAGACAGCTTTCAGGTGGGAATTATGTATTGCTTAAAGGAAAACTGTAAGTGTTATGGTGGGGGTTGAACCCACGATATACATATGCCATTAAAGAATGGGAATGCCGCGTTACCATTTCGCCACATAACACTCACAGTTTTAGTTCCGTTCAATTTACGCCCAAATATCAGGAAAGTCAAATTATATGCATATTGAATATAAATTCGATACCAACGCTATTCAGCAGAAATTTAAAAAGCTAGCGCAGGTGATGGACGGACGAGATATTACCCGCAAAGTAGCAGGCGTATTACGCCAAGAAGCCGAAAAAGCCTTTGACCAAGAAAAAACGCCCGAAGGAGAAAGCTGGGAAAAATTAAACGAAGATTACAAAAAACGCCGAGACGCGGCAGGCTACACCGGCAAAATGTTGCAGGTTACGGGCGATTTGGTGACAAGCCTGAATATCGACTATGGTGACAACTTTGCTGTAATCGGAGCCAGCGAACCCTATGGGCAATATCACCAACAAGGCACAGAGAAAATGCCGGCACGCCCATTCCTTGGCTTAAGCGATGAGGGCGTGAAAGAAATTAAAGCCATTTTAGACCGTGAATTGTCGAAATTAGCCCAAGAATAGGCTAAAATGCTAAATATCGCCACAGAGAGATTTTAAGAGCTGATTAAACTGAATTTATATCATTTTACGTCTCAAAAAATTTAAACGTGCTTAAACGCATTTAAACGGCATTTAAACGCTATTCTAATTTAAACCTTTCTCTAATTTTCCACCGCTGACTTTCAGCGGTTTTATTTTAGGCTGATATATCACAAATCCGCCCATTCCTCCCTTTACCGCAAAATAGCGGTTATGAAAGCAGAAAAAACCTCTTTAGCGGTACTCACCGCCCAACTCACTAGCCCCGATGGTTGGCAGCAACTTCTCCCCAAGGGCGAATTTCGCTCACGGGACGGCTCGCCCGCCGACGTGGCGCATTGGTTTATTGATGAAACCATTGCCAATCAGCTTATCGAAAAAGCCCGTGGGCTTAAGCAAGATTTGCTGGTTGATTACGATCACGAAACCATTCTCAAAGCCAAAAACGGTATTGATGCAGGCAACGTGGTGGCGGCAGGTTGGTTTAATGCCGATGAAATTCAATGGTTCGATGATGACGAACGCCAAGGGCTTTACATTAAGCCACGTTGGACACCGAAAGCCTATCAACAAATCAAAGACGGTGAATTTGCTTTTTTAAGTGCGGTTTTCCCCTATGACGAAAACGGCACGCCTCTTGAACTCCGAATGGCAGCCCTAACCAATGACCCAGGCATTACTGGTATGCAACGGTTAGCCGTGCTTTCGGCAACCCTTAACCCACAGGAGAACGTCAAAATGCCTGAATCCTTACGCAAATTACTGGCAAAACTGGGTGTAGAAATCGCAGAAGGTGTAGAGCTAACCGAAGAGCAAGCCAACACCGCTTTAAATGCCCTTGAAACCTTGCAAACCGACAAAACCAAAGCCGATGGGCAAGTGGCAACTTTAAGTGCAAAAAATACTGAAGTGGATCTTTCCCAATATGTACCAAAAGCGACTTATGACGCGGTAATGAGCCAAGTGGCGGTGTTATCAGCAAAAAACGATGAAGTAGATATCGACAACCACATTTCCAAAGCCCGTAACGAAGGGCGTGCAGTGGAAGCCGAAGTGGACTATTTAAAACAATTCGGCAAACAACAAGGCGTGGCAGCGTTATCAGCAATGTTGGAAAAACGCCCACAAATTGCCGTGCTATCGGCGCAACAAACCCAAACCACCAAGGTGGAAAAGCCCGTTGAAAAAGGCACTGCTGTGTTAAGTGCTGCCGATAAAGAAGCAGCGAAATTATTGGGTATCTCTGAACAAGATTACGCAAAAGAACTGGAGGCGAAATAATGGCAAACGTAACCCCTGATTTAGTCAAAGCCCTGTTTGTCGGTTTTGGCAAAAACTTTAAAGACGGCTTGGCGAAAGCTCCAAGCCAATATACCGAAATCGCCACCGTGGTGAAATCAACCACTGCAAGCAACACTTATGCGTGGCTCGGTCAAATGCCGGGGCTAACAGAATGGATTGGTGATCGTACTCTCACCGCTATTCAAAGCCACGGCTATTCTATCGTCAATAAAAAATGGGCAAACGGTGTAGAAATCCAACGCACCGATATTGAAGACGACAACGTTGGCGTATATAGCCCATTGATTGAAGAATTGGGTCGCTCCGCAGGCGAAAAACCTGATGAGTTGGTCTTTGGTGCTTTAACCTCTGGCTTTAAAACCGCTTGCTACGACGGGCAATACTTCTTCGATACCGACCACCCTGTGGGGGCAAACGTGGACGGCACTAGCCCGAAATCGGTTAGCAATATCACTGATGACAGCACTGGTGTCACCGAAGCGGATGCGTGGTACTTGTTAGACTGCTCACGCAGTTTAAAACCGATTATCTACCAGGAACGCAAAGCCCCAACACCGGCACAGATTACCGATGCTAACGATGAAAAAGTCTTTATGAAAGACGTGTTCACTTACGGCGTGGATTCTCGCTCAAACGTGGGCTATGGCTTCTGGCAAATGGCGCACGCCGTGAAAGGCAAGCTGACTGCAGAAAATCTTTGGAAAGCGATCGAAGCGATGCGTGCGGTGCGTGGTGATGGCGACAAACGCTTGGCAATTCGCCCGACACACATTGTGGTGCCACCTTCGCTTGAGCAAGCTGCGACCAAGTTGCTTGAACGTGAATTACGTGCGGAAGATGGCGTAGCAGTCGATAACGAGTTTAAACGTATGAACCTCAAATTGATTGTGGGCGATTACCTCTAAACTCACCTGTAAGCGGTCGATTTCGACAAAACTTTTGCAAAGTTGACCGCACTTTAACCCTGATTTAAAGAGGATTTAAATGAGATGGATAAAACATTTTGTGTTGTGGTGCAAAACCGCATTAAAGAAGGCTATCGCCGTGCTGGTTTCAGTTTCCACCTTGGGGAGAATTCGCTTGCAACTGTGTCAGCAAGCCAGCTCGCCCAGCTTAAAGCCGACCCACGCTTGGTGGTACAAATCACCGATACAGGCAGTCAAGATGGTGGCGAAGGGTTATCAAACAAGCCTGCGGGTGGTGATGAACAGAAACAACTTCGTACTGATCCACCACCAGCCGATTTAAACAGCTTCACGGTGGAACAACTCAAAGCGCAACTGACAGAACAAGGCATTGCGTTTAAGCAAAGTGCCACTAAAGCGGAATTGATTGCGTTATTTGCTCCTGCCGATGGTGAAAAAAGTGAGGCATAACGATGGTGCTATATGCCAACCGTGAAAGCCTGATTAAGCGTTACACCCTCAAGGTGCTTGAGCAAATCGCTTGGCTACCCGAAGTGCAATCGCTGGACGAAACCAAAGTGCAAGAAGCCTTAGAAGACGCCAGTCAAACCATCGACAGTTATTTGGGCGGTCGTTATATGTTACCACTCAAAACCGTGCCAGCCGTGTTAGAACGCCATTGTTGCTATATCGCTCGATACTTTTTAGAGAAAAATCGCGCTACCGACCAAGCCCGTCAGGACTATGAAGACACACTCCGCTTTTTGGAGAAAGTCGCCAGTGGTGCGATTTCGCTCGGTTTATCCGACGATGATGAAACGGTAGAAAGCGAAAATGGCGCCATGATGGAAAGTGCCGGCAGCGTATGGGGGCGCAATACCTCAAAAGGGTTTATCTAATGAGTATCATTGCCGAAACCAACGAGGCACTACTTGCCAAAATCAAAGCCCTGTGTGGGGATTATCTGCGTGAAGTTGATACTCACCCAGGACAATGGGATGACAGCTCGGTGCGTCGTTTAGTGCGTAATCCGCCTGCCGTTTATGTGGCGTGGTTGGGGCAACAGCCCAACAATAACCCCCACACAGTGACCGCCCGTTGGGGCGTGTTTGTGGTAGCTGAGGTACTCAACGGGCAACGCCGCAATGCCGTCGGTATTTACCAAATCGTCGAAACCCTCACTGCAGGGCTACACAAGCAACGCATTGCGCCCAGCGGTATGTTTGAATTGCAAACGGTGCAAAACCTGTGGTCAGACACCCAAAGCGGAATGGGTGTAGCCGTTTATGGTATGTACTTTAACGCCGTGCAACCTTTGCCGGATATGACAAGCGATGACAATTTGTGTGATTTTAAAATTTATGATCACACCTTCAACCAAGACAAAGATGAACACACGATTGACGGCAAAACCCGCCTCATAGTGGAATTGCCAACGCAATCAGATTAAACAGGGGGCAATATGCCAACATTTAAAATTAAGCCCAAAACAGGGTTGATGATTCGAGACCCAGAGACCTTTGAGTTGTTAAGCGAAAGCGGTGAGGAAAAGCCCAAAATCAGCTACTGGCTCAATCATTTAAAAAATGGTGATGTGGAAATCGTCACTGAAACGGCGAAAGCCAAAACCAATGCAACCAAAACGGAGCAAGCCTAATGTCTATTTCTTTCAATGATATTCCGTCCGATTTGCGTGTACCTTTAACTTACATTGAGTTTGACAACACCACAGCCGTGAGTGGTACCCCCACCGCCTTGCACAAAGTGTTGATGTTAGGCACAAAACTTGCCACAGGCTCAGCTAAAGCTGGTGAAGCGGTGCGCGTGTCAAGTTATGGGCAAGCCAAAACTCTGTTTGGGCGTGGTTCACAACTGGCAGAAATGGTGAAAACCTTTAAAGCCCACAACAGCACGCTAGATTTATGGGTGCTACCGCTTGATGAAGCCTCAAGCGGTGCGAAAGCTACAGGTTCTGTGCAAATTACCGGCACCGCAACTCAAGCTGGCACTTTTAGCCTGATGATTGCAGGTAACAACTACAAAACAGCCGTGACCAGTGGCGATACAGCAGATGTGGTTGCTGGAAAACTGCAAAAATTGATTGCTGCCGACCAAGATGTGCCGGTATTGGCAACCGTTGCCGGCAATACCATTACGCTCACT
This genomic window contains:
- a CDS encoding terminase large subunit domain-containing protein; amino-acid sequence: MQALPDLIPFDPNALLLGYQKRWVADGSQLKIAEKSRRTGLTWAEAADDVMIASLAKSEGGSDVFYIGSNKEMAREFIDACAMWAAQFNRAAGKIQEELLQDEDKDILTYVIYFASGFKIKALSSNPKNLRGMQGVVCIDEAAFHEKLAEVLKAALALTMWGAKVRLISTHNGVDNLFNQLIQDSRAGRKSYSVHTITLDDACAEGLYQRICQVSKQPWTPEKEAAWKAGLLRETATEDDALEEYYCVPKASSGAYIPRPMIEHAATEGKVKLRFECDTKFMEWTEDERTVITSEFCLTQLLPHLQALNPDRRHAFGVDFARSADLSVYAVCAVQPDTARHFDLTLEIKNCPYNQQKQIMLFMLANLPRFIGAAFDATGNGGYLAEAALIRYGSSMVEAVQLNEKWYREWMPKYKALYESGYIQIPKDEEIILDHGHIQVINGVPKIDKARSKDKSGKRHGDSAVAYCMAVRASYMTGGEIDFIPLPDKHSDRNNDEFDDFMPNDWDW
- a CDS encoding DUF935 domain-containing protein codes for the protein MQSKILDIHGNPFRFEEDMQTESESRLMPLQYHYSDHPASGLTPAKAARILRAAEQGDLVAQAELAEDMEEKDTHILSELSKRRGAITAVDWQIKPPRNAMPEEQRDTEMLQEILEDAVWLDDCIFDATDAILKGFSCQEIEWEQGLVGGMKLIKNVHWRDPAWFMTPAYQRNSLRLRDGTLEGAEMQQFGWVKHVSRAKTGYLSRIGLVRTLVWPFIFKNYSVRDFAEFLEIYGLPLRLGKYPEGATDKEKQTLLRAVMSIGHNAGGIIPRGMELEFEKAADGSDSTFMAMIEWAEKSASKAILGGTLTSQADGATSTNALGNVHNDVRLEIRNADLKRLAATLTRDLVYPLYTLNCKSFNDARRIPRFEFDVAESEDLNAFADGLNKLVDIGFRIPKQWAHDKLQVPIATENEEVLAKSFQNPTAYLNTKSEGKMAVLSVQRDLEELLENLEPSAEDYQAVIDPLLKPVVEALQKGGYEYAQGKVATLYAEMNDEELETLLTRAIFVSDLLGRANAKR
- a CDS encoding phage minor head protein, encoding MPNDNNTPPKGNAIDMGYVLRLEPELAVDYLRAKGVNITWNWHEQLESAHARAFTVAKATKAEVLDTIRWATEQAIANGTSEREYIKNLEPMLKELGWWGKAMDENGNTVQLGSPRRLRTILRTNKSTAYHAARYAQQMENVDEQPYWRYVAVNDSRTRASHLALHGKIYRADDPIWQTMYPPNDWGCRCRVEALSEYAVQSRGLKISSSDGEMETEEAVVGIDKDTGEKIRTTVSKIKTDQGEMKVGAGWNYNVGSAAFGTDIAVLRKLQQVKNRELRQQTIQAINNSEARHKAFSDWVLANLGKRGASARYMSAGLVSTEIAEAVTEITQGGKNAELVLVMSEKRLAHANSDKHHEGGVGLTTEEYASISRIVANPSLVLWDTLEGHNNLIYINQERTIQVIVDVPNKHSIKPKEKVDAIINAYKVDMNNVKRQLSGGNYVLLKGKL
- a CDS encoding phage virion morphogenesis protein; protein product: MHIEYKFDTNAIQQKFKKLAQVMDGRDITRKVAGVLRQEAEKAFDQEKTPEGESWEKLNEDYKKRRDAAGYTGKMLQVTGDLVTSLNIDYGDNFAVIGASEPYGQYHQQGTEKMPARPFLGLSDEGVKEIKAILDRELSKLAQE
- a CDS encoding phage protease: MKAEKTSLAVLTAQLTSPDGWQQLLPKGEFRSRDGSPADVAHWFIDETIANQLIEKARGLKQDLLVDYDHETILKAKNGIDAGNVVAAGWFNADEIQWFDDDERQGLYIKPRWTPKAYQQIKDGEFAFLSAVFPYDENGTPLELRMAALTNDPGITGMQRLAVLSATLNPQENVKMPESLRKLLAKLGVEIAEGVELTEEQANTALNALETLQTDKTKADGQVATLSAKNTEVDLSQYVPKATYDAVMSQVAVLSAKNDEVDIDNHISKARNEGRAVEAEVDYLKQFGKQQGVAALSAMLEKRPQIAVLSAQQTQTTKVEKPVEKGTAVLSAADKEAAKLLGISEQDYAKELEAK
- a CDS encoding Mu-like prophage major head subunit gpT family protein; the protein is MANVTPDLVKALFVGFGKNFKDGLAKAPSQYTEIATVVKSTTASNTYAWLGQMPGLTEWIGDRTLTAIQSHGYSIVNKKWANGVEIQRTDIEDDNVGVYSPLIEELGRSAGEKPDELVFGALTSGFKTACYDGQYFFDTDHPVGANVDGTSPKSVSNITDDSTGVTEADAWYLLDCSRSLKPIIYQERKAPTPAQITDANDEKVFMKDVFTYGVDSRSNVGYGFWQMAHAVKGKLTAENLWKAIEAMRAVRGDGDKRLAIRPTHIVVPPSLEQAATKLLERELRAEDGVAVDNEFKRMNLKLIVGDYL
- a CDS encoding HI1506-related protein; this translates as MDKTFCVVVQNRIKEGYRRAGFSFHLGENSLATVSASQLAQLKADPRLVVQITDTGSQDGGEGLSNKPAGGDEQKQLRTDPPPADLNSFTVEQLKAQLTEQGIAFKQSATKAELIALFAPADGEKSEA
- a CDS encoding gp436 family protein codes for the protein MVLYANRESLIKRYTLKVLEQIAWLPEVQSLDETKVQEALEDASQTIDSYLGGRYMLPLKTVPAVLERHCCYIARYFLEKNRATDQARQDYEDTLRFLEKVASGAISLGLSDDDETVESENGAMMESAGSVWGRNTSKGFI
- a CDS encoding DUF1834 family protein — encoded protein: MSIIAETNEALLAKIKALCGDYLREVDTHPGQWDDSSVRRLVRNPPAVYVAWLGQQPNNNPHTVTARWGVFVVAEVLNGQRRNAVGIYQIVETLTAGLHKQRIAPSGMFELQTVQNLWSDTQSGMGVAVYGMYFNAVQPLPDMTSDDNLCDFKIYDHTFNQDKDEHTIDGKTRLIVELPTQSD
- a CDS encoding DUF2635 domain-containing protein, whose amino-acid sequence is MPTFKIKPKTGLMIRDPETFELLSESGEEKPKISYWLNHLKNGDVEIVTETAKAKTNATKTEQA